Part of the Shewanella eurypsychrophilus genome is shown below.
TTCAGATGGCTCAGCCTGTCGATACTGCTGTAGTTGATACAGTTGCATTGGCTAATGGCTATGCCGTTGTCGCTCTAGACAAAGTTAATGCAGCGGAAGGCATTGATGACAATGTACTTGGTGCTCTTAAGCAACGTTTGAGCGCCCAATACAGTGAAGGTGACTATCGAGCCCTGATTGCTACGCTAAAGGCAAAGGGTGAGGTGTCATATACCTCTGCTCAGTAAAGCTCACATAGTGAGTTTACTCACTTAAACTAAAGGTCAGCATTAGCTGACCTTTTTTATGTCTGTCCTACCTCTTCATTTTGAATCATGACACTTACCTAATTCGCTACGACCCCTTTATCTCGAAATGCAATCGGTTGCTTATTCTCATGAAGGGTTGACTAAAACGACACTCTGATTCACTCTCATAAAGGATAATGACGCCCTGCACGTCCAGAGGCTTAGGGATAGCCCATTATTGCAACTTGATAAAAATCTACAACTTCAGAAAAATCTGTTCCATTATAAGGAAAATAACGTGCAGACTATCAATGATTTCCGCAGCAAGTTTAACGTGTTGTTAGCACTAATATGTTTTCTAATCTTCGTGACAGCTTGTGATAGCAACGACAATGATACTCAAATACAATCAGACCTTTTAACCGAAAAGGACTTTGCGAATAATAGTCGCTTACGTGCTAACCCTGAACAAGGTACCGTTGCTTTATTTCTTGAGCCACCTTCGGCAACTGTAGAGGGTGACTCTAATGGCGAGTCAGGCTCCGATCTCATACCCTACCAATATTCGCGTCCCCTCAAGCATACATTTTGCTATGAAGATGGTAACAGCAATTCAAATCACTCTATGGTGCTTAACAATAGCAGTGGCGATGAAGTGCTGAGCATTACAGCCAATGATGAGTGCGTATCGGCAGTAATACCTGCGGGGGAATATCAGCTGGTACTGACCCACGGTCAGCACGTAGATAGCACTGATACTACCTTCTTAGTGACGACGCCTGATAGTGGTTCGCTGCCAGAAGCAAATAGCGTTAATTATTCGATTGTTTCCAGACTACTTAGTACCCTTGGCAATGCCCTGATAAGCCCAGCTTATGCAGACACTGCAGATGATAATGTGACTACGCTTATTTCAACGAACGCATGCAAGAATTGTGATTTGTCAGGCGCAGACTTGGATAATGCAACGCTCACATTTGCAGATCTTTCCGGCGCTGATTTAAGTGATGCCATATTAACCAATGTCGACCTGTTTGAATCAACGCTCACTGGAACCAACTTTAGTGGCGCCGATATGAGCAAGGGTGATTTTCGTGGTTCGGAAATGACGTATGCTGATCTCAGCAATGCCAACCTAAGCGGGGCTTATTTTTCCAGCGCGCAATTATCCCCTGCGGACCTTGATAAAGCGACTGTCACGGATACAGATTTTGATAACGCCAACCTTGTTGGCGCGACATGGATAGACGGAGGTATTTGCGATATCACCTCTGTTGGCTTTTGTAATTCAACAGCGGTTGCCGAGTCAGACCCGTGCGATTCTGTTAAGCAGGATGTTACCGATGATGGCAACACCGTCTATAAGTGTTTATTGCCAGCCGTTGATAAGGAAGTTTGTACCACCGAGTATGGTGGTGTTGATGGTGCCACGCCAATAACAAGCTGCGAAGCAAAAGATACTTCAGAGCTGGTTACGTCTGTTAATCTTGTTGATATCTTCAGCCAGGTTAGCTCATCCTTTGATACCACTCTGGACAACGACACTCCTATGGCCATTTTAGCTTGGGGGGGAGAAGGTGGCATTGGTTCTAGTGGTGGACTCTGGACCTCTGGTGGTGATGGCGGTAAGAGCGGTTTTGCATCGACAGTCACAACGTTATCTCATTTCCTAGACGATTATGGGCAAACATCATTCAATTTCTTCATTGGTGAAAATGGCACACTGAGTAATATCTATGGTGACGGTGGCTCTTCGACACTGGTCATGATTGCAGAAAGTAGCCCTGCTTCACTTGAAGACGATGTCATACTTATTGCTGGCGGTGGCGGTGGCGGGGACTCTTCTGGATGGCTTAACGATGGCACTGATGGCGGCGATGGTGGCGTTGCGGCCTCATCAATCATAGGTCAGGGAACCATTGGCGTAGGCCAAGCCATTATCAGTGTATCCGACGGTGGCAGCACGGATGAATGGGGGAATGGTGGAAATGGTGCCAATGACGGCAAAGATGGCATTGGTGGTCAAGGTGGACAAGGATTTTTAGGCGCTAATAGTGAATGGGTAAATGGCGATCCTGGGGTCGGTTCGGACGGCAGGGGCGGCAATGCAGATGATAGCTTTAGCGCTTCTGGCGGCGGTGGCGGCGGAGGTGGTTATGGTGGCGGTGGTGCTGGCGATGATGGAGCTGGAGCCGGTGGCGGAAGCTGGTCGATCATCCCAGCCACCACCTGTAATAGTGCGCCCACTCAAGATACGGCACCTTCAAATCCTGGTTCATCAGGTGATGACTTTGGCAGTAAAAATGGCGCTGTTGAAGTTTGGATATTTCCAAAGGGCTGTTAATCACAGATAAAACAAGCTGAGAGCGGGGCATTTTTCAGTTCTCAGCCAGCTCGATACTGCTGTAGTTGATACAGTTGCATTGGCTAATGGCTATGCCGTTGTCGCTCTTGATAAAGTTAATCCAGCGGAAGGCATTGATGACAATTTACTTGGCGCTCTTAAGCAACGTTTAAGTGCCAATACAGTGAAGGTGACTATCGAGCCCTGGTTGCGACGCTAAAGGCAAAGGGTGAGGTGTCTATACCTCTGCTCAGTAAAGCACACATAGTGAGTTTACTCACTTAAACTAAAGGTCAGCATTAGCTGACCTTTTTTATGTCTGGAACATTTATGAAGATTTACCAGGGATGGGTATAAATCTTCGTTATGTCTGGAACATTTATGCCAGCCCCCAGAGACGGGGTAGGGCAGGTATTTATGTCTGGCCATAAATGTTCCATTCGTTTATTGGCATTTCCGCCATCAAAGTTTGCTAGCCTTCGAATGAAGGTCTATTGCATTTTCGTTGATACGACCGTCTTTCCGGCAGAGCTTTTGAGCCGGAATCCAGCATTTGTTGGACTGTGTGTTTGAAAGCCGTACTTTCATGGCAACCTAACGCTTCCCTGCGGGGGCTATGCAGATGCTTCCACGAAGAACTCGGAGGTAAAGATTGAGCTAAAAGTTGAGAGTTGCAAAGACTTTAGCTGTTGCCTTTCTCCGTGTCCTCTGTGTTCTCCGTGGTGAATAGCTTTAGGATTGATGCTTTACCAAGAAACAAGCACTCTTACCACGGAGCGCTACGCTTGCACGGAGAACACGGAGGTAAAGCTAAAACCTACACCAGAAAGCCTTAGAGCTAGCTTATTTATGTCCAAAAGTGAGTTACGAACTGTGAACACAAACTGAACACAAATCGAAGATAAAAAATTCAGGTGTAGTTGCAGCTGTGAGCTTCGATGACATGGCCAAAAATGTTCCCTACATTTTCCGGCATTCCCCACATATATGGACCCATCCGGTTTGCAAGACATTCGATATCAATTCTGAGAAAAGTTCATTGCACCCATATATTCGGCCTGTTGTTGAGGTTATCCTCTGGCCCTGATGGATATCTGCTTCTACTCTCCTTATCATCCTTACGGCTTCTTTAGAGCCTATGGAGGGAACAGGTTTTAAGTAGAACAGTCTGACTGTCTCATCATCAAATCAATTGCCTAAGCAACTTGGTGGTGGGTTAAATCTTATCTTTATAACACTCACGGCGACTTTGATTTTTTAGTCGACCATTTGGTATTCTTCCTATCTCGCAGCGATGACCCACGCTATTCGAGCAAGCTTGTTAGCCACTGCAACACAGGCTCTGTTAAATCCTCGCCTTTCCGCAAGTGCGACTGCCCAGCGACTGAATCTATCCACTTTACCATCACTATGGCGCAGTACAGCTCTTGCTCCGTGGATAAATAAAGTGCGAAGATAAGCATTGCCGCGTTTGCTAATGCCAAGCAAATTATCTTTACCGCCACAGCTGTGCAGCTTTGGTACGAGACCACACCAAGCGGAAAAATGCCTGCCATTAGTAAAATCTTTGCCGTTACCTGCTGCCGCATAAAAAGCGGTAGCCGTCACAGGACCTATACCTGGTACTGCTTCTAAACGTAGGCATACATGGTTACTTTTGGTTTCTTGTAGTACTTGCGTATCACAATTTTTAAGCCTTGTATCTATATCCGTAAACTCTTCATACAGCTGATAAAATATGCTGCGACCTTTTACTGTTAGTGCATTATCAGCGTTTTCTAAAAGATCAGGCAGTTTTGACCTAAAAGATGCTTTGCCTTTTGCTATTACAATACCGTACTCAGCGAGCATTCCTCTTACTTGGTTGACTAGCGCTGTAGACTGCTTGTTTAGTCTTTCTCTCATACGGTGTAGCATCTGGACATCCTGTTGCTCGACAGGCTTAGGCTGTACAAATCGCATGTTAGGCCGTTGGGCTGCTTCAGCAATGGCAAACGCATCGTTGTAGTCGTTTTTATTTCCCTGTCTGTACGGGACAACGTATTGAGGAGCGATTAGCTTGACCTCATGACCCATTTTTTGAAACTCTCTAGCCCAATAATTAGCACCGCCACAGGCTTCCATTACGACAAGGCAAGGCTCTACTTGAGAAAAGAAGTGAATTAACTCGGTGCGTTTAATCATCTTCTTTCTGACTAGCTTTCCGGCTCTGTTCACACCCACAAAATGAAAAACAGACTTTGCGATATCTAAACCAACTGTAGTAATCTTCATGGTGGACCCGTCCTCTTTCTGATGAGTTTTAGCAACTACATCGTGGCCCATTGCGAGGCCGATTAAAAGTGGATGGGTCCATTCCATTATCCATGTAGGTCAGATGGGAATAAATCTTCGTTATGTCTGCCAATAAATGTTCCCTTCATTTATTGGCATTTCCACCATCAAAGTTTGCTAGCCTTCGAATGAAGACTGGTTACATTTTCTGTTTTAGCCTCTGCTGATTTTGTATTGGGTAGTTTGTTCGAAGGTCGTGCCTTCATTGTCATTTATAGCCTGCGGCTCGCTAATGTGCTGCTACTTCTACGAGACGACGCGAGTACGGTCCCTGTAGTCTCTGCGGCAGCGTCCATGCTGCCGAAGCTCGTAGCCGCATCAACACTCGATTATTTGTCTCTTCGATTTGAGTTTTGATGGTAAGCATGAACTTTAATTGGTAACACACTTTACCCAAAAATCAGTTTGGCACTTCAAAGCTAAGTAGATTGAGAAAACACTTGGATCTAGAAAACTGAATGTGGCAGATTTTCTATAACCTAAAAGGTTATGCCTGTCCTACCTCTTCAATGGGCATTTTGTGTTTGAAATATAGTTAACCATTCAAGAGGACAAATTTATTTCATATTCTTAGTTGTATGAGGTTGCCATATCTGACGTCTATACTTTCACAAATACCTATAATCTTTTTCAAAGCTTAAGTTCTAAGTCGTATCTGCCCCAAAGTTGCTTAGAATAAAAAATGGATTTATAACCTGCTGATGGCGTTTTACTATACCAAAAGTTATATGTACAGCTCTATTTTTCTAAGTAGATGAGTCACTTTCCAACAAAGTAAAAGATATCGACTTTTGTCCATACAATCCCTTTGTAAATACTTAGTACATGAATTAAAAGTATTTAAACTATTGTCATATTAAAATGGTGGAATAATAGGAAATGGCCTCTGGCCGTATGGAATAAATCATGGTGGGTTTATATGAGGTAATTAAATTATTAGTCGGGGTTGTGAAGCCTGATATTGCATGGCCTGAAATTCCAGAGGGGTATTTTTAATAAACATTCAGATGAAATTGATAGCTTTCATCTGAATGTTGTTCGGAAAGTAGAGCAATAATTACAATTAGAAATTGATCTATCGATTGACTCTATTTTAGCAAGGGAAATATTTCCTTAGCTTTAACTTGTTACGTTTTTATCCATGTTTAATTACTTTTAATTCTGTAGCTGACAAGATAAACCGCCACTTTTGTTAATTGTGCATTGGACTCTTCCACTGCCAATACTGGATGAGCTGTAGCGGTCAACAGACACCCCCATGCTGCTTAATGCTCGAACAAAGGATTCTAAATTATTATCATTCCCATTGAATATATAATTCGTAGCGTAAGAAGAATGATTAAATAATGGCACTTGGTTATTATCCGAATCCTGAACAACCGATAATGTTAAGAAAAATTCCCCTTTACTATCAATACCTGAAATGTTCAGGATTGCAATTATCTGCAAATCGAAATTCAACATAAAATTTCACATTTATAACTTTAACTGCAATAGCTAGAGCCGCTGCAGTATAGTGACCTATACGTTGATTAATGGTTTGGTTATCAGCAAACCAATCCTCAAGTTTCTGTTGTTCAGGTAGATTACCAATTAAATCGGTACCTCTTCCTATTAAACTTTCAGGAACGTCAAACCCTGTATCAAGATAATCTCTGGTGTTTTGTTGAGAGCTAAATAAAGTATCACGCTTTTGCATCTCTGTTGAAGACATAGATTTTTCTTTCACCAGTAAAACATCCGGTGATCCCGGCTCGAAGCTTGGCATAAATACTAGAGTGTACTTTTTCATTAATTTATCTTTACTATTAAATAAGTACAAAGTATCTGAAGTACCTGTCATATGCTGCGTTGCTGTACTTCTTGCGACAGCAGTATAATCTGATTGACTGATGCAGCTATCACATTGTTGAAGTATCGCTGCTTTTGTATCTAAACTGAAAATACATAAGACTAAAATAAAAAAACAATAAGGTTCTAAATAACATGATTCATCCTTGAAAAGTTATATAACTATTGAAGGATGACACTGCGCTTTAGCTCATATAGCAGTGTCACTATTGTTAACATGTTTAATTTTCTACAATGAAAAATTAAACAGCGATTTTGTTCTGTTTAGAATAATGACGGAAACAGTAATACCATCCAAGAGGGGGCAGTATGAAGTTTAATATTGTTGAATATAAACCAACAAGAGGAAGACTCTTTGACCTTGATTTTATTGCAAAATGCAAAGTGAGGAATATCACTGATAAATTTAGAATGAAAAAAATCTGACCAAAAGTAGTCGCGTTGAAATCCATATTGCTCTCCATTGCATCCTTGCATTATAAGTACATCCGTTAAATAAAGTCTGTATTGTAATTATACAATTTAGACTTTATGGAATATAAAAGCCCAAGTTAATTTTGTCAAGGGCAATTAATTATCTAAAAATAACTACTAAGACATATATGGACGCTCCCACTATGTCAAGACATGGCTCTCCTGGCCAAGAGCTAAAGTCCATTGAGCAGATCTCTTTTGACTCAAACAGATAAAGCACTGCGCAATCGCATCCGCTGTACTCCGGTTAGGTCGAAAGCCATAACTGTTTGGATCGGATGTGTTTCAGAGATAGGTTCCAGTGCGAGAAGGTATAGCGCTTGTTGCGCTCTATCTACCATGCAAGGGATCCCTAACGGTCTGAGCTTACCGTTTTTCTTGGGGATATAGATACGTCTGAGTGGTTGAGCTAGATAGCCTTTTCGACTCAGTTGTGTAACCGCAATCATACGACGCGCATCCGTGTTCCAGATGACGCCGTCTATTCCAGGCGTTTTACTGCCTTTGTTTTGTGATACTCGTTTAACAGCAAGAAGTTTTGCTGAATGCGAGTGAGTCAGTGTCCATTGCAAGGCTTTCACCTTACCTTGTCTACCTTCTCTGGTTGCTTTTGCAATGCGCATTTGAAGCTTTAATACATGCTTATCGATAGCTTTCCAATTATTGGATTGCCATTGAGCGCTGTTAGAAGAGGCACTCACTTCAATTGATGTGATCATTTGCGTTTCTCCTTAAATAAAGTTCTTCAAATCATCTTGCAACGGGAGACCAGCTGGAAGTGGGCTCACTTTCGTGATCAGACATGTGTCTGTATCTGCATCATTACAACACAGCCTTAGCTTTCTCCAGCCTCCTATACCTGCACCGCTATCGGCTAAATCAGCTTTCCCAGAGGGAGCGATACAGGCTTACCGAGTTCCGTATGTTACGCATGTCAGGTTAGATGCCCGCTATAGTGCGAAGAGCTATATTGATCACGAAAGAATATTGGACAACTTCTTTCCCACTCTCATTGCCATTTTGGCCACAGCGTATAAACCACTTCCGCTGTTTCTCACATAACGCACCTTATACGGATTCACTTATGTTCATCATACTGACTCCCTAGCACTCACCCGATTTGTGGTTATCAGGAGGAACGTCCTCTCACGATTTTGTTCCCGCTCAGTTATGGTACTGAACTTCGTTACATTGTCAGACTCGCTACTTTATTCAAAGTCCTAGGGTCATCTGGTGATACAGATGGTAAACTCAAAGCGGTGAACAGCGCTTCATACGACTTCTCGTCGCACGTCCAGAAACGTGTTATTAGCCAGTAAAACTAAAATCGAAGAAATATATACTCAGGTGTGAACGCGGCTGTGACCTTCCGTGACATGGCCAAAAATGTTCCCTACATTTTCCGGCATTCCCTATATCCATATAGGTCAGATGTCACGGCAGAGCCCACAGGGACCGTGCTTGCGGCGTGTCACAGAAGTGTTTGCACTTAAGGTCGCTCTTAGGCATCCATGCCTTCACGACATTCGTATATCCCTATACAGCACCCACGGCAGGTGATAAACACCAATGAAGCTTTGGTACCTAGCTCAACAAACCAAGTACTAAAACCTGCTAAATGAAGCTAACAATAAAAGATATTTCAGGAACTTGTTTAGCTGACACATTAGTT
Proteins encoded:
- a CDS encoding IS110 family transposase: MKITTVGLDIAKSVFHFVGVNRAGKLVRKKMIKRTELIHFFSQVEPCLVVMEACGGANYWAREFQKMGHEVKLIAPQYVVPYRQGNKNDYNDAFAIAEAAQRPNMRFVQPKPVEQQDVQMLHRMRERLNKQSTALVNQVRGMLAEYGIVIAKGKASFRSKLPDLLENADNALTVKGRSIFYQLYEEFTDIDTRLKNCDTQVLQETKSNHVCLRLEAVPGIGPVTATAFYAAAGNGKDFTNGRHFSAWCGLVPKLHSCGGKDNLLGISKRGNAYLRTLFIHGARAVLRHSDGKVDRFSRWAVALAERRGFNRACVAVANKLARIAWVIAAR
- a CDS encoding pentapeptide repeat-containing protein, yielding MQTINDFRSKFNVLLALICFLIFVTACDSNDNDTQIQSDLLTEKDFANNSRLRANPEQGTVALFLEPPSATVEGDSNGESGSDLIPYQYSRPLKHTFCYEDGNSNSNHSMVLNNSSGDEVLSITANDECVSAVIPAGEYQLVLTHGQHVDSTDTTFLVTTPDSGSLPEANSVNYSIVSRLLSTLGNALISPAYADTADDNVTTLISTNACKNCDLSGADLDNATLTFADLSGADLSDAILTNVDLFESTLTGTNFSGADMSKGDFRGSEMTYADLSNANLSGAYFSSAQLSPADLDKATVTDTDFDNANLVGATWIDGGICDITSVGFCNSTAVAESDPCDSVKQDVTDDGNTVYKCLLPAVDKEVCTTEYGGVDGATPITSCEAKDTSELVTSVNLVDIFSQVSSSFDTTLDNDTPMAILAWGGEGGIGSSGGLWTSGGDGGKSGFASTVTTLSHFLDDYGQTSFNFFIGENGTLSNIYGDGGSSTLVMIAESSPASLEDDVILIAGGGGGGDSSGWLNDGTDGGDGGVAASSIIGQGTIGVGQAIISVSDGGSTDEWGNGGNGANDGKDGIGGQGGQGFLGANSEWVNGDPGVGSDGRGGNADDSFSASGGGGGGGGYGGGGAGDDGAGAGGGSWSIIPATTCNSAPTQDTAPSNPGSSGDDFGSKNGAVEVWIFPKGC